Proteins from a single region of Eublepharis macularius isolate TG4126 chromosome 9, MPM_Emac_v1.0, whole genome shotgun sequence:
- the TMEM243 gene encoding transmembrane protein 243: MRHSPWAPGLSEIRDGSVLRESAYVGVSSTNGAREVMEDFTTRTYGTRGVDNRPLFGETSPRDRIINLAVGSVTSLLLIVTLISAFFFPQLPPKPLNIFFAFCISLCSVSAGILIYWYRQGDLEPKFRNLIYFVLFSIIMLCICANLYFHEVGK; encoded by the exons ATGCGCCATTCGCCATGGGCTCCAGGCCTCTCTGAAATAAGGGATGGCTCTGTGTTGAGAGAATCCGCCTATGTGGGAGTGAGCAGCACAAACGGGGCCCGAGAAGTGATGGAGGACTTTACCACCCGGACCTATGGGACCAGAGGGGTAGATAACAGGCCTCTTTTTGGAGAGACGTCGCCACGG gacagAATCATCAATTTAGCTGTTGGCAGCGTAACATCCTTGCTGCTTATA GTCACACTGATCAGTGCTTTTTTCTTTCCACAACTACCTCCAAAACCACTGaatattttttttgctttctgcatCTCCTTGTGTAGTGTTTCAGCTGGCATTCTT ATCTACTGGTATCGACAAGGAGACTTGGAGCCTAAATTTAGGAATCTAATTTACTTTGTCTTGTTTTCTATTATCATGTTATGCATATGTGCCAACCTCTACTTCCATGAAGTGGGTAAATGA